From Acidobacteriota bacterium:
GCGCCTCTACAGCATCTACCTGAAGCTGCGCCGCCAACGTATCGATCTCGATCAGGTCTACGACCTGGTGGCGCTCCGCGTGGTCACGCACAGCGTCAAGGACTGCTACGCGGTGCTCGGCATCGTCCACCAGACGTGGCAGCCGGTACCCGAGCGCATCAAGGACTTCATCGCGATGCCGCGGCCCAACGGCTACCAGTCGCTCCACACGTCGGTGATCAGCGATCGCGGCCTGCCGTTCGAGATCCAGATCCGGACAGAGGAGATGCACCGCGTGGCCGAGGAGGGCATCGCGGCGCACTGGAAGTACAAGGAAGGCCGCGTCGGCGCGCAACGTGACGAGCAGTACTTCAAGTGGCTGCGCCAGCTCCTCGAATGGCAGCAGGACGTGCGCGACCCGCACGAGTTCATCACCAGCCTCAAGATCGATCTCTATCCGGAGGAAATCTACTGCTTCACGCCGGGCGGCGAGCTCAAGGAACTGCCGCGCGAAGCCACCGTCGTGGACTTCGCCTACGCGGTGCACTCCGATGTCGGCCACCAGTGCGTGGGTGGTCGCGTCAACGGCAAGATGGTGCCGCTGCGCCACGCGCTCGCCAACGGCGACATCGTCGAGATCCTCACGCAGAACGGCCACAAGCCGAGTCGCGACTGGCTGGCGTTCGTCAAGACGTCGCGGGCGCGCAACAGGATCCGTCACTTCATCCAGCTCGAAGAGAAGACGCGCTCGGTGGAGCTCGGGCGCAAGCTCTTCGACAAGGAAGCGCGCCGCTTCGACGTGAACCCGAAGAACATCCCCGCCGAGGCGTGGCAGCGCGTGGCGGCGGAATCGGGCATGCAGAAAGTGGACGATCTGCTGGCGGCGGTGGGCTGGGGCAAGCTGACGGCGCGCCTGCTGCTCGGCAAGCTGATGCCCACCGAGGATCTGCAGGAGAAGCCGCCCGACGCCGGGCTCTTCGCCACGGTCCGCAAGGTGCTGCGGCCGCGGTCGGGCGAGGACAAGATCCGTGTGCGCGGAGCCGACGATCTGCTCGTCTTCCGCGCACGGTGCTGCAATCCGATCCGTGGCGAGAAGATCGTCGGCTACATCACGCGCGGCAAGGGCGTGTCGGTGCACTCGGCTTCATGCCGCAACGTCACCAACCTGCTGTACGACCAGGAGCGCCGCATCGACGTGGAGTGGGACACGGGCGACGACGCGAACGCCGCCTACACCGTCCGGCTGTCGATCCAGGTGGAGGATCGCAAGGGCATGCTCGCCGCGATCAGCAGCCAGGTTTCCAACATCAACACCAACATCAGGACGATGGAGGCCACGACGGCGCAGGAGCAGGGCTTCATCGAGATGACGGTGGAGATTCAGGACGTCAAGCACCTGGACAAGGTGATCCGCGCCGTGAAGTCGCTGCCCGGCGTGCTCAACGTGGAGCGCCACGCCGGCGGCGCGCAAGAGCGGGCGTCTTAGGGCAGCAGCGCGACGGCTTCGATCTCCACCCGGACGTCGCGAGGAAGACGCGAGACCTGGACGGTGGAGCGCGCGGGCGCGGGGGATTCGAACGCGTCTGCGTAGACGTCGTTCATGGCGGGGAAGTCCGACAGGTCCGTGAGGAAGACCGTGGTCTTCACGACGGCGTTCATCGAAACCCCTGCGGCGGCGAGGACGCCACTCATGTTGTCGAGGACACGGCGCGTCTGCGCGCGCACGTCACCGGCCACCACTTCTCCCGTAGCGGGATCGAGCGGGATCTGCCCAGACAGGAACAGGAACTGGCCGGCCCTGATGGCCTGCGAGTACGGGCCGATGGCCTGCGGAGCGTCGGGCGTGGAAACCGACGCGCGGGTGGACACGACTACGCAGCCTTGGTGATCTTGTTCGAGCGGATGCAGCGCGTGCACACCGTGAGGCGCTTCGCGGCTCCGTTCACCAGCGCCCGCACGGTCTGCAGGTTCGCGTTGAACCGGCGTGACGACACGTTGTGCGCGTGGCTGATGTTGTTGCCGAACGTGGGACCCTTACCGCAGACTTCGCAACGATTTGCCATGACTCTGTGTTGATGCGCCGCCTCGGACCCGCTGTTGCTGGGGGAACCTCGGTGGAGGCTCCGCCGGGCGCGCGAACCTCCGAGTGTAGCACAGCCTGCCCAGCTCCTCGACGACACGAGAGCTGAAGCAGTCATGGTGTATCGATACTGAACATACGCCATGGCATCGAACTGACCGATTGCGTCCCCGCACCGTGGCGCGGCCCTGGCGGGGCGGCCGGCTGGCTGTCAGATGGTTCAGGGGAGAACCGTCTGACTGTTCCGGGCGTCTAAACCCCTGTACCACCCGGACGCGCCACGGCAGTCAAGCCCGGAGCGCGGTACGGAAGTCGCCTCGAATGAGCACCTTGCGGTCACGCGAGGTTCCCACGCCCAGCGTCGAGGGCCTTTCACTCGATGGCCGCGGTCCGGCCGGTCGAGTGGCTCGTCATCTCTACCGGCTGCCTTGCAGCGGCGGGGGCGACGAGGTGGTCCGACGAGCTGGCACGGGGCGTGCTTCTGCCAGAACCTGACGAACGCGAAAGGAGCGGACAGTCCATGAAGTCGACCAAGAAGTCCACTCGCACTGAACATACAGACCGCCACACGGAGTTGCGTCGCATCCTCGAGGATCGCCGTCGCGAGCTGACCGCGGAATTGCGTCGGCAGATGCTCGACGTCCGCGCCATCGGCCCCGCCGACCAGGCGCAGGGGGTGGTCGATGCGGAGGAGTCCTCGGTCTCCGACATCCAGGAGGACATCGAGATCGCGCTCCTGCAGATGAAGTCGGAGACGCTCAATCGCGTCAATGAGGCGCTCGGCAGGCTCGAAGCCGGTCGCTACGGCTTCTGCGGTGAGTGCGGCGACGAGATCTCCGGCGCGCGTCTGCGGGCGCTGCCGTTTGCGTCGCGTTGCAGGGACTGCGAGGAAGAGCGCGAGCAGACCGAGGCGCGCGACAGGTTCTACGCCCGTCGCGCGACGGCGTCGTCGGAACTGGATATCGCCAGCTGATGACAACAAAAGGGCCGGACACGTCCGGCCCTTTTGTTCTTGCGGAGACGACGTTGCGTCAGAGGAACTGCAGTGCGGCGACCGTCTTCATGTC
This genomic window contains:
- a CDS encoding bifunctional (p)ppGpp synthetase/guanosine-3',5'-bis(diphosphate) 3'-pyrophosphohydrolase produces the protein MIRFEDLVDKVRSYSPDADLELLRRAYVFSARAHKGQVRHSGEPYLVHPLEVANLLADMRLDAVAVAAGLLHDVVEDTLTTIERVAELFGPEVAHVVEGVTKLSNIPFSSKEAQQAENFRRMFLAMVDDIRVILVKLADRMHNMRTLGHVPEEKRERIARETLDIYAPIAHRLGMSKVKNELEELSFKALEPRAYEELRDKVDQRRRATQGLIEELRTTIEATLAEAQVPVVSIDGRIKRLYSIYLKLRRQRIDLDQVYDLVALRVVTHSVKDCYAVLGIVHQTWQPVPERIKDFIAMPRPNGYQSLHTSVISDRGLPFEIQIRTEEMHRVAEEGIAAHWKYKEGRVGAQRDEQYFKWLRQLLEWQQDVRDPHEFITSLKIDLYPEEIYCFTPGGELKELPREATVVDFAYAVHSDVGHQCVGGRVNGKMVPLRHALANGDIVEILTQNGHKPSRDWLAFVKTSRARNRIRHFIQLEEKTRSVELGRKLFDKEARRFDVNPKNIPAEAWQRVAAESGMQKVDDLLAAVGWGKLTARLLLGKLMPTEDLQEKPPDAGLFATVRKVLRPRSGEDKIRVRGADDLLVFRARCCNPIRGEKIVGYITRGKGVSVHSASCRNVTNLLYDQERRIDVEWDTGDDANAAYTVRLSIQVEDRKGMLAAISSQVSNINTNIRTMEATTAQEQGFIEMTVEIQDVKHLDKVIRAVKSLPGVLNVERHAGGAQERAS
- a CDS encoding RidA family protein, giving the protein MSTRASVSTPDAPQAIGPYSQAIRAGQFLFLSGQIPLDPATGEVVAGDVRAQTRRVLDNMSGVLAAAGVSMNAVVKTTVFLTDLSDFPAMNDVYADAFESPAPARSTVQVSRLPRDVRVEIEAVALLP
- a CDS encoding 50S ribosomal protein L28, which translates into the protein MANRCEVCGKGPTFGNNISHAHNVSSRRFNANLQTVRALVNGAAKRLTVCTRCIRSNKITKAA
- a CDS encoding TraR/DksA family transcriptional regulator; protein product: MKSTKKSTRTEHTDRHTELRRILEDRRRELTAELRRQMLDVRAIGPADQAQGVVDAEESSVSDIQEDIEIALLQMKSETLNRVNEALGRLEAGRYGFCGECGDEISGARLRALPFASRCRDCEEEREQTEARDRFYARRATASSELDIAS